From Juglans regia cultivar Chandler chromosome 6, Walnut 2.0, whole genome shotgun sequence, the proteins below share one genomic window:
- the LOC108980047 gene encoding uncharacterized protein LOC108980047 isoform X2 — protein sequence MKYRVSMATNKIKMMMTLVNLKAYTTPQLLSTTSHHYSPLPMFINKSRYCPSNIRQIITCSSSNVPRFGIANPMASKEIMLLSTAQQPYTTTPFRSTSTADHQSFDPSCDNLLVAVENSIKHAARMIDTALQEYLENLEAKLSKANVIGPLLCTIKQLSTNMDKVVVLSELLLLAEKSSITLNLRKMQIIQLCNKRIENMQADQCWEEFPETPKEIFKAFRELILVDNNLRASLTDASTDKLIEDATALTMFQLWITRVLSDVLNRLIKKPQKPMRPSLPYQPIGPGKWIYTFYYGSNKQEWIDEFVKKAKVVIHDPYIQSIKDVHIELCCIQELIKNKVEAQHLSELIKGSGKKVPQDLRHYFVSGSDGRFVLTSMMIRNQKKLLLDESGRTILKVLEEFPQWKKNIEKDNDFEASFKNHYRKISSLIAGGEDIQSNMKCTTRIDA from the exons ATGAAATATAGAGTATCTATGGCCACCAACAAgatcaagatgatgatgacgcTAGTTAATTTGAAAGCATACACAACTCCCCAATTACTCTCTACTACTTCTCACCATTATTCTCCGCTTCCGATGTTCATAAATAAGTCACGCTATTGCCCATCAAACATACGCCAAATTATTACCTGTTCTTCCTCAAATGTTCCTCGCTTTGGAATAGCCAATCCTATGGCTAGCAAAGAGATCATGCTGCTATCTACAGCACAGCAACCCTATACAACGACCCCTTTTcgtagtactagtactgctgATCACCAAAGTTTTGATCCCAGCTGTGATAACCTTTTGGTTGCCGTGGAAAACAGTATTAAGCATGCAGCCCGTATGATTGACACTGCTttgcag GAATATCTTGAAAATCTGGAGGCAAAGCTGTCCAAAGCAAACGTCATCGGTCCCCTTTTGTGTACAATCAAGCAACTTTCCACAAATATG GATAAGGTGGTCGTTTTATCGGAACTATTGCTGTTGGCTGAAAAATCAAGCATCACCCTCAACTTACGAAAGATGCAGATCATACAACTTTGCAATAAACGGATAG AGAACATGCAGGCAGATCAATGTTGGGAAGAATTTCCAGAAACACCCAAGGAAATCTTCAAAGCTTTCAGGGAGCTGATTTTAGTTGACAATAATCTGCGGGCTAGTCTTACCGACGCTTCTACGGACAAACTG ATTGAAGACGCAACTGCATTGACCATGTTTCAGCTATGGATCACTCGCGTACTCTCTGATGTTTTGAATCGCCTAATTAAAAAGCCGCAGAAACCAATGCGTCCATCGCTACCCTATCAACCAATAGGACCGGGG AAATGGATATACACTTTCTACTATGGAAGCAACAAACAAGAATGGATCGACGAATTTGTTAAGAAAGCAAAGGTTGTGATTCATGATCCGTACATACAGAGCATAAAAGACGTCCACATAGAGTTGTGTTGCATtcaagaattaataaaaaataaagttgaggCCCAGCATTTATCAGAATTAATCAAAGGTAGTGGAAAGAAAGTCCCACAAGACTTGCGACATTACTTCGTGTCTGGGTCTGATGGACGGTTTGTGTTGACCTCAATGATGATCCGCAACCAGAAAAAACTGCTGCTCGATGAGAGTGGGAGAACGATCCTGAAGGTCTTAGAAGAGTTTCCGCAGTggaagaaaaatattgagaaagaCAATGACTTCGAAGCAAGTTTCAAAAATCATTATCGGAAGATATCCTCGTTGATTGCAGGCGGAGAAGATATCCAGAGCAATATGAAATGCACTACACGAATTGATGCCTAG
- the LOC108980047 gene encoding uncharacterized protein LOC108980047 isoform X1 yields MKYRVSMATNKIKMMMTLVNLKAYTTPQLLSTTSHHYSPLPMFINKSRYCPSNIRQIITCSSSNVPRFGIANPMASKEIMLLSTAQQPYTTTPFRSTSTADHQSFDPSCDNLLVAVENSIKHAARMIDTALQEYLENLEAKLSKANVIGPLLCTIKQLSTNMDKVVVLSELLLLAEKSSITLNLRKMQIIQLCNKRIAAENMQADQCWEEFPETPKEIFKAFRELILVDNNLRASLTDASTDKLIEDATALTMFQLWITRVLSDVLNRLIKKPQKPMRPSLPYQPIGPGKWIYTFYYGSNKQEWIDEFVKKAKVVIHDPYIQSIKDVHIELCCIQELIKNKVEAQHLSELIKGSGKKVPQDLRHYFVSGSDGRFVLTSMMIRNQKKLLLDESGRTILKVLEEFPQWKKNIEKDNDFEASFKNHYRKISSLIAGGEDIQSNMKCTTRIDA; encoded by the exons ATGAAATATAGAGTATCTATGGCCACCAACAAgatcaagatgatgatgacgcTAGTTAATTTGAAAGCATACACAACTCCCCAATTACTCTCTACTACTTCTCACCATTATTCTCCGCTTCCGATGTTCATAAATAAGTCACGCTATTGCCCATCAAACATACGCCAAATTATTACCTGTTCTTCCTCAAATGTTCCTCGCTTTGGAATAGCCAATCCTATGGCTAGCAAAGAGATCATGCTGCTATCTACAGCACAGCAACCCTATACAACGACCCCTTTTcgtagtactagtactgctgATCACCAAAGTTTTGATCCCAGCTGTGATAACCTTTTGGTTGCCGTGGAAAACAGTATTAAGCATGCAGCCCGTATGATTGACACTGCTttgcag GAATATCTTGAAAATCTGGAGGCAAAGCTGTCCAAAGCAAACGTCATCGGTCCCCTTTTGTGTACAATCAAGCAACTTTCCACAAATATG GATAAGGTGGTCGTTTTATCGGAACTATTGCTGTTGGCTGAAAAATCAAGCATCACCCTCAACTTACGAAAGATGCAGATCATACAACTTTGCAATAAACGGATAG CTGCAGAGAACATGCAGGCAGATCAATGTTGGGAAGAATTTCCAGAAACACCCAAGGAAATCTTCAAAGCTTTCAGGGAGCTGATTTTAGTTGACAATAATCTGCGGGCTAGTCTTACCGACGCTTCTACGGACAAACTG ATTGAAGACGCAACTGCATTGACCATGTTTCAGCTATGGATCACTCGCGTACTCTCTGATGTTTTGAATCGCCTAATTAAAAAGCCGCAGAAACCAATGCGTCCATCGCTACCCTATCAACCAATAGGACCGGGG AAATGGATATACACTTTCTACTATGGAAGCAACAAACAAGAATGGATCGACGAATTTGTTAAGAAAGCAAAGGTTGTGATTCATGATCCGTACATACAGAGCATAAAAGACGTCCACATAGAGTTGTGTTGCATtcaagaattaataaaaaataaagttgaggCCCAGCATTTATCAGAATTAATCAAAGGTAGTGGAAAGAAAGTCCCACAAGACTTGCGACATTACTTCGTGTCTGGGTCTGATGGACGGTTTGTGTTGACCTCAATGATGATCCGCAACCAGAAAAAACTGCTGCTCGATGAGAGTGGGAGAACGATCCTGAAGGTCTTAGAAGAGTTTCCGCAGTggaagaaaaatattgagaaagaCAATGACTTCGAAGCAAGTTTCAAAAATCATTATCGGAAGATATCCTCGTTGATTGCAGGCGGAGAAGATATCCAGAGCAATATGAAATGCACTACACGAATTGATGCCTAG
- the LOC108980047 gene encoding uncharacterized protein LOC108980047 isoform X3, with amino-acid sequence MKYRVSMATNKIKMMMTLVNLKAYTTPQLLSTTSHHYSPLPMFINKSRYCPSNIRQIITCSSSNVPRFGIANPMASKEIMLLSTAQQPYTTTPFRSTSTADHQSFDPSCDNLLVAVENSIKHAARMIDTALQEYLENLEAKLSKANVIGPLLCTIKQLSTNMDKVVVLSELLLLAEKSSITLNLRKMQIIQLCNKRIAAENMQADQCWEEFPETPKEIFKAFRELILVDNNLRASLTDASTDKLKWIYTFYYGSNKQEWIDEFVKKAKVVIHDPYIQSIKDVHIELCCIQELIKNKVEAQHLSELIKGSGKKVPQDLRHYFVSGSDGRFVLTSMMIRNQKKLLLDESGRTILKVLEEFPQWKKNIEKDNDFEASFKNHYRKISSLIAGGEDIQSNMKCTTRIDA; translated from the exons ATGAAATATAGAGTATCTATGGCCACCAACAAgatcaagatgatgatgacgcTAGTTAATTTGAAAGCATACACAACTCCCCAATTACTCTCTACTACTTCTCACCATTATTCTCCGCTTCCGATGTTCATAAATAAGTCACGCTATTGCCCATCAAACATACGCCAAATTATTACCTGTTCTTCCTCAAATGTTCCTCGCTTTGGAATAGCCAATCCTATGGCTAGCAAAGAGATCATGCTGCTATCTACAGCACAGCAACCCTATACAACGACCCCTTTTcgtagtactagtactgctgATCACCAAAGTTTTGATCCCAGCTGTGATAACCTTTTGGTTGCCGTGGAAAACAGTATTAAGCATGCAGCCCGTATGATTGACACTGCTttgcag GAATATCTTGAAAATCTGGAGGCAAAGCTGTCCAAAGCAAACGTCATCGGTCCCCTTTTGTGTACAATCAAGCAACTTTCCACAAATATG GATAAGGTGGTCGTTTTATCGGAACTATTGCTGTTGGCTGAAAAATCAAGCATCACCCTCAACTTACGAAAGATGCAGATCATACAACTTTGCAATAAACGGATAG CTGCAGAGAACATGCAGGCAGATCAATGTTGGGAAGAATTTCCAGAAACACCCAAGGAAATCTTCAAAGCTTTCAGGGAGCTGATTTTAGTTGACAATAATCTGCGGGCTAGTCTTACCGACGCTTCTACGGACAAACTG AAATGGATATACACTTTCTACTATGGAAGCAACAAACAAGAATGGATCGACGAATTTGTTAAGAAAGCAAAGGTTGTGATTCATGATCCGTACATACAGAGCATAAAAGACGTCCACATAGAGTTGTGTTGCATtcaagaattaataaaaaataaagttgaggCCCAGCATTTATCAGAATTAATCAAAGGTAGTGGAAAGAAAGTCCCACAAGACTTGCGACATTACTTCGTGTCTGGGTCTGATGGACGGTTTGTGTTGACCTCAATGATGATCCGCAACCAGAAAAAACTGCTGCTCGATGAGAGTGGGAGAACGATCCTGAAGGTCTTAGAAGAGTTTCCGCAGTggaagaaaaatattgagaaagaCAATGACTTCGAAGCAAGTTTCAAAAATCATTATCGGAAGATATCCTCGTTGATTGCAGGCGGAGAAGATATCCAGAGCAATATGAAATGCACTACACGAATTGATGCCTAG